One genomic window of Spirochaetota bacterium includes the following:
- a CDS encoding CoA transferase — translation MDKLPLEGVRVLDFTFAWAGPYATMLLAFMGAEVIKVESNTRLDHSRMFSIITREMYDDVNKSTVFNDMNLSKLSVNLNLKDSRSIEIAKRIMKISDIVAENMRPGVMDKLGLGYDVAREVNPNIIYLSSSARGSEGPERSYSGYAPGFGAMGGLSNIIGDPDDPPSMMGGEMDLLSGTASVFAILAALNYRQKTGEGQYIDLSSSEAGSVCIGEVFMDYFMNGKVQTREGNKDGIMAPHNCYPCKGNDRWISIAVETDEEWSSLCNAIGNPEWTIDERFSDAYSRWNNQEELDKLIGEWTIHYETFEVMEILQKAKVAALPSYNSQDLFSDPHLKEREFATKVEHPLIGETVVIAPPWKTSTLPVHVQCGPLFGQHNDYVFGELLGMSKDDISKLVEDNVIF, via the coding sequence ATGGATAAATTACCCTTGGAAGGTGTGAGAGTGTTAGATTTTACATTTGCTTGGGCAGGCCCATATGCAACGATGTTATTAGCGTTTATGGGAGCTGAAGTAATAAAGGTTGAGAGCAATACAAGATTGGATCACTCCAGAATGTTTTCTATAATTACACGTGAAATGTATGATGATGTAAATAAGTCAACAGTCTTTAATGATATGAATCTTAGCAAGTTAAGTGTTAATCTGAATTTAAAGGATTCCAGATCGATTGAAATTGCAAAGAGAATTATGAAGATTAGTGATATCGTTGCAGAGAATATGCGTCCAGGTGTTATGGATAAGCTCGGATTGGGTTATGATGTCGCAAGGGAGGTAAATCCCAATATCATATATCTCTCTTCATCAGCTCGTGGATCAGAGGGGCCTGAGAGAAGTTACTCAGGCTATGCTCCAGGTTTTGGAGCTATGGGTGGACTGTCTAATATAATAGGCGATCCAGATGACCCTCCAAGCATGATGGGAGGGGAGATGGATCTCTTAAGTGGAACTGCTTCAGTGTTCGCTATACTAGCTGCGCTCAATTACCGACAAAAAACGGGTGAGGGGCAGTATATTGATCTATCATCCTCTGAAGCAGGGAGCGTCTGTATTGGGGAAGTATTCATGGACTATTTTATGAATGGCAAGGTGCAAACAAGAGAGGGGAATAAAGATGGTATTATGGCTCCACATAATTGTTATCCATGTAAAGGGAATGACAGGTGGATAAGTATCGCTGTAGAGACTGATGAGGAATGGTCATCACTCTGCAATGCCATTGGGAATCCCGAATGGACAATCGATGAGAGGTTCTCTGATGCCTACAGTAGATGGAATAACCAGGAAGAATTGGATAAACTGATTGGTGAGTGGACAATACATTATGAAACCTTTGAAGTTATGGAAATCCTTCAAAAAGCGAAAGTAGCGGCCTTACCAAGCTATAACAGCCAAGATTTATTTTCAGATCCTCATCTTAAGGAACGAGAATTCGCTACCAAGGTTGAACATCCTTTAATTGGAGAAACAGTTGTGATTGCTCCTCCCTGGAAGACATCTACCCTTCCAGTACATGTTCAATGCGGACCTCTCTTTGGGCAACATAATGATTATGTTTTTGGTGAATTATTGGGTATGTCTAAGGATGATATCTCAAAACTGGTTGAAGATAATGTGATCTTTTAG